In the genome of Coraliomargarita sinensis, one region contains:
- a CDS encoding PulJ/GspJ family protein, protein MTTSSKEASSVGSTRAAFTLAETMVAVSILAIVLASMIPTFVFFTKSITGLGNYTIMSGESRGALERFGRDLHAAEDLTLASASELTVLLPEDLGGTTVNYKFDPADKNLIRKKTDSSGALLSEDTLFEDVDTFKFVYYNRLSVDVSDSASILAEAKSVQINAKLLKRVITTKTTDYIISARFLMRNHN, encoded by the coding sequence ATGACTACATCCAGTAAAGAAGCTTCATCAGTGGGATCGACTCGCGCCGCCTTCACTTTGGCTGAGACGATGGTAGCGGTGTCGATTCTGGCCATCGTGCTGGCATCCATGATTCCCACTTTTGTCTTCTTTACAAAAAGTATCACGGGTTTGGGCAACTACACCATTATGAGTGGCGAAAGCCGCGGGGCTTTGGAGCGCTTTGGCCGGGACTTGCACGCGGCCGAGGATCTGACTCTGGCTTCGGCGAGCGAGTTGACGGTGCTTTTGCCGGAAGACCTGGGCGGGACGACCGTTAATTATAAGTTTGATCCCGCAGACAAAAATTTAATCCGCAAAAAGACCGACAGTTCCGGGGCTTTATTGAGCGAGGATACCCTGTTTGAAGACGTCGATACCTTTAAATTTGTCTATTACAATCGCCTCAGTGTGGATGTCAGTGACTCGGCCTCGATACTGGCGGAGGCCAAGAGCGTACAGATTAACGCCAAGCTTCTCAAAAGAGTGATTACCACCAAAACCACAGACTACATCATTTCCGCACGTTTTCTGATGCGGAACCATAATTAG
- a CDS encoding DUF7305 domain-containing protein, with product MKKGIIQSRYGRPMDSRRGSAMLTSVIFSFLVMTLMGSYLYLSSGEYRISTRSFLSNASFNLAEGGIDLALDAIQSGNSTGWTKGIDGSGRRYWARAYTDYDLGGNITGEIKIVILDPQSQTPEIYTEGLAKGHVAGDVKKQLYANLTSGFLPFSNGFNTKRGIVLKGNNVTFDSYDSRNGPYGGSNINSEITIATTSVDVDSVDIGNADVYGYVATGKNMPDVGPKGSITDYDNPGKVDNSRITTDYYAEFPDVEAPGMFLPFTSIPSSGTILGGNYDVSNWSLSGSDTVYITGPTRVKISGDIDVTGTASIVIEPTGSLEIYTDDDINIAGNGIVNETEKPEKLMIFGVDKGLGDDEIKISGNGSLYAAVYAPNAVVTLNGGGSSGAGQVYGAVVGYDADLVGNAHFSYDEALEEYNLGSGGYEIDEWVELAGVSMTAMNLDMGKYGL from the coding sequence ATGAAAAAAGGAATCATCCAAAGCCGTTACGGACGACCCATGGACAGTCGTCGGGGGTCTGCCATGCTGACTTCGGTTATTTTCTCGTTTCTGGTCATGACCCTGATGGGCAGCTATCTCTATCTGTCTTCAGGTGAGTACAGGATTTCGACGCGATCCTTTCTTTCCAACGCCAGTTTTAACCTTGCTGAAGGGGGGATTGATCTGGCACTTGATGCGATACAGTCGGGCAACAGTACAGGCTGGACGAAAGGTATAGACGGGTCCGGCAGAAGGTATTGGGCCCGTGCATACACGGACTACGATCTGGGGGGAAATATTACTGGCGAGATTAAAATCGTGATACTGGATCCTCAATCCCAGACTCCGGAAATTTACACGGAAGGCCTGGCCAAAGGACATGTGGCTGGCGACGTCAAGAAGCAGCTCTACGCGAACCTGACCTCGGGCTTTCTTCCTTTCAGTAACGGTTTCAACACCAAGCGGGGGATTGTCTTGAAGGGCAACAACGTGACATTCGACAGCTATGATTCACGCAACGGGCCCTACGGAGGCAGCAATATCAACTCTGAGATCACGATTGCGACAACGTCTGTGGACGTGGATTCCGTTGATATCGGTAATGCCGACGTCTATGGCTACGTTGCCACAGGTAAGAATATGCCGGATGTGGGGCCTAAAGGATCCATTACGGATTACGACAACCCCGGAAAGGTGGATAATAGTCGTATCACAACTGACTACTATGCGGAGTTTCCGGATGTCGAGGCGCCGGGCATGTTCCTGCCCTTCACATCGATACCTTCGTCAGGAACTATCCTTGGGGGGAATTATGATGTCTCAAACTGGTCACTTTCCGGTAGTGATACCGTCTACATTACTGGGCCAACCCGTGTTAAAATATCCGGAGATATCGATGTTACGGGTACGGCCTCCATCGTCATCGAGCCAACAGGCAGTCTGGAAATTTACACGGATGACGACATCAACATCGCGGGTAATGGTATCGTGAATGAGACCGAGAAGCCGGAGAAGCTCATGATATTCGGCGTGGACAAAGGTCTGGGTGATGACGAAATCAAAATTTCCGGCAATGGTTCCCTCTACGCCGCGGTCTATGCACCCAACGCAGTGGTTACCTTGAACGGTGGTGGTAGTTCCGGTGCCGGGCAGGTCTATGGAGCCGTTGTGGGCTATGATGCCGATCTGGTGGGTAATGCTCATTTTAGTTACGACGAAGCGCTCGAGGAGTACAATCTCGGTTCGGGAGGCTACGAAATTGATGAGTGGGTCGAACTCGCCGGTGTGTCCATGACCGCAATGAACCTGGATATGGGTAAATACGGGCTATAG
- a CDS encoding PilW family protein, giving the protein MRTHKNTCRTSRIRGMSLVELMVSTSVFGFVVAGSIASTMMFAKIAADHENRADFSSDMRNGMETLSFDVRNADAITNRTDTSFTLTFPTSGPVNYTYDNIGVITRTQDGQSRDVFRSVDEFDVLTSAADEPTGDVLNYDKDELSIETLSFSAGRGSSNMTRLKATNFSLSMRND; this is encoded by the coding sequence GTGCGGACACATAAGAATACATGCCGAACATCCCGCATCCGGGGTATGAGTCTCGTTGAACTGATGGTTTCGACCAGTGTATTTGGTTTTGTCGTCGCGGGATCGATAGCCTCGACGATGATGTTTGCCAAAATCGCCGCCGATCACGAGAACCGGGCCGACTTTTCATCAGATATGCGCAACGGCATGGAAACGCTCAGTTTTGATGTGCGCAATGCTGACGCGATTACCAACCGTACTGACACAAGCTTTACACTTACTTTTCCAACCTCAGGGCCGGTCAATTACACTTATGACAACATTGGCGTGATTACCCGGACGCAAGACGGGCAAAGCCGTGACGTGTTTCGCAGTGTTGACGAGTTTGATGTGTTGACCAGTGCAGCCGACGAACCCACCGGTGACGTTCTGAACTACGACAAGGACGAACTATCCATTGAAACCCTTAGTTTCAGTGCCGGTCGCGGTAGCTCGAATATGACCAGGCTAAAAGCGACCAACTTCTCACTTAGCATGCGTAATGATTGA
- a CDS encoding type IV pilus modification PilV family protein, whose translation MKRKQQSGFSLVETVIGVGVMALVITGGLIAIGQATLMSEKSSEQVLADFVLRSEVEALRAADWATVSSHFSTVSSYNDSNPGDSYASLLTFTEQALLDMGLEAEVTSAQLNANNETGKLGFRVLLNWEDRSGKSHAEARVLVITEGGFSADT comes from the coding sequence ATGAAACGTAAACAACAGTCTGGTTTCTCCCTCGTGGAAACTGTTATTGGCGTAGGGGTGATGGCACTTGTGATTACGGGAGGCTTGATCGCTATAGGACAGGCCACCCTAATGTCCGAGAAAAGCTCTGAGCAAGTGCTGGCAGACTTTGTACTACGCAGCGAAGTTGAAGCGTTGCGTGCGGCGGACTGGGCGACTGTTTCCAGTCATTTCAGTACGGTCAGTTCTTACAACGACAGTAACCCCGGCGACAGCTATGCCTCTCTTCTCACTTTCACCGAGCAGGCATTATTGGACATGGGCCTGGAAGCTGAGGTGACCTCGGCCCAACTGAACGCAAACAACGAGACAGGGAAACTGGGATTCCGGGTATTGCTCAACTGGGAAGACCGGTCGGGCAAAAGTCACGCGGAGGCGCGCGTTCTGGTCATTACGGAAGGAGGCTTCAGTGCGGACACATAA
- a CDS encoding exodeoxyribonuclease III encodes MSPKKLISWNVNGLRAAIKKGFDNFLDNCAADVVCLQETKISGDLISGFQFNGYPHVFWNCAEKKGYSGTAILSQVEPISVHNGLGIDKHDSEGRVITAEFTDYYLVTVYTPNAQNHDENKRPRRLDYRTREWDVDFLNYVKDLEKTKPVVFCGDLNVAHTEIDLANPKNNRRNAGFTDEERAGFDNILGAGFIDSFRHLNPDKTEAYSWWSYRAGARKRNVGWRIDYFCVSDALKTKVESADIHADVHGSDHCPVSLCLSL; translated from the coding sequence ATGAGTCCGAAGAAACTAATTTCATGGAATGTCAATGGTCTCAGGGCCGCCATCAAGAAAGGCTTTGATAACTTCCTGGACAATTGCGCTGCCGATGTCGTCTGCCTACAGGAAACAAAAATATCGGGTGACCTGATCAGCGGTTTTCAATTCAACGGCTATCCGCATGTTTTTTGGAACTGCGCGGAGAAAAAGGGCTACTCCGGGACCGCCATCCTGAGCCAAGTCGAACCTATCTCGGTCCATAACGGCCTGGGCATCGACAAGCATGACAGCGAGGGCCGTGTGATTACAGCCGAGTTCACCGATTACTATCTCGTGACGGTGTATACCCCGAATGCTCAAAACCACGACGAGAATAAGCGTCCACGCCGACTGGACTACAGGACACGGGAATGGGACGTCGACTTTTTGAATTACGTGAAAGACTTGGAAAAAACCAAGCCGGTCGTCTTTTGTGGCGATTTGAATGTGGCCCATACGGAAATCGATCTGGCCAACCCGAAAAACAATCGCAGGAACGCCGGCTTCACTGACGAGGAGCGGGCCGGATTCGATAATATTCTGGGCGCCGGATTCATCGACAGCTTCCGCCACCTCAACCCCGACAAAACGGAAGCCTACTCATGGTGGTCCTACCGTGCGGGCGCGCGGAAACGGAACGTGGGCTGGCGGATCGACTACTTCTGCGTCTCCGATGCGCTCAAGACCAAGGTCGAATCGGCAGACATTCATGCCGATGTCCATGGATCGGATCATTGCCCGGTCAGCTTGTGTTTGTCACTTTAA
- a CDS encoding glycoside hydrolase family 57, with amino-acid sequence MSSIHHALVLNLHQPPNNLENLLAEQEWEAKEVLFALDRMPRACWDYEDLARVHLSMSGSLLETLGSQSFQEKMYGTVKVGDLLWHLQNEKIFNILGTGYYHPVLPLTPQADWDEHIRRWQGIGKHLFWRENFQGFWPPEMGFCMEMIPHLVKHGYRYVLVDDIYVESLEGEMSWQELRYRPHIAEYGGEKIIVVVRDRELSNAQLSGMDPGWFIHELEERTKFCDFEPLVTTCSDGDNGGWFRNHNKLANFWYVFYQSLLEKVRAGETRVKPAFIHDYLDVHGAHGRVKVHTGAWNTEDHYGDDFTQWTGTQEQKDAHARVTSISGRFHLLHDQVSALPDGPTAMLAEHQINEAHWRLLRAETSCNFYWAQAWVPKVHEDLDACEWHLFEIKRILEG; translated from the coding sequence ATGTCTTCGATTCATCACGCACTGGTCCTGAACCTTCACCAGCCGCCGAACAATCTGGAAAATCTGCTGGCGGAGCAGGAGTGGGAGGCAAAGGAAGTGCTCTTCGCGCTCGACCGTATGCCGCGGGCCTGTTGGGACTATGAGGACTTGGCCCGTGTGCACCTTTCCATGTCCGGTTCGCTGCTGGAAACACTCGGCAGTCAGAGCTTTCAGGAAAAGATGTACGGTACGGTCAAGGTTGGCGATCTGCTCTGGCACCTGCAGAACGAGAAGATTTTTAACATCCTCGGGACAGGCTACTACCACCCTGTGCTCCCTCTTACGCCTCAAGCTGATTGGGACGAGCATATCCGTCGCTGGCAGGGGATAGGGAAGCACCTCTTCTGGCGGGAAAATTTTCAGGGCTTCTGGCCTCCGGAGATGGGCTTCTGCATGGAAATGATCCCCCACCTCGTCAAGCACGGCTATCGCTATGTGCTGGTCGATGACATTTATGTCGAATCACTTGAGGGCGAGATGAGTTGGCAGGAACTGCGCTACCGGCCCCACATTGCCGAATACGGCGGCGAGAAAATCATCGTCGTAGTCCGTGACAGGGAGCTCTCCAACGCGCAGCTTTCCGGAATGGATCCGGGCTGGTTCATACACGAGTTGGAGGAGCGCACAAAATTTTGCGATTTCGAACCACTGGTGACAACCTGCTCTGACGGGGACAATGGCGGGTGGTTTCGTAATCACAACAAATTGGCCAATTTTTGGTACGTCTTCTACCAGTCGCTGCTCGAGAAAGTCCGGGCAGGGGAAACACGGGTGAAGCCGGCTTTCATCCACGACTATCTCGATGTCCATGGCGCGCATGGTCGAGTCAAAGTTCACACGGGAGCCTGGAATACGGAAGACCACTACGGCGACGACTTTACCCAATGGACCGGCACGCAGGAGCAGAAGGATGCGCATGCCCGGGTTACCTCCATCAGCGGGCGATTCCATTTACTGCATGATCAGGTTTCGGCGCTTCCCGACGGACCGACTGCGATGCTGGCCGAGCACCAAATCAACGAAGCGCATTGGCGGCTCTTACGGGCCGAAACGTCCTGTAATTTCTACTGGGCTCAGGCTTGGGTGCCCAAGGTCCACGAGGATCTCGATGCCTGCGAGTGGCACCTATTTGAGATCAAGCGGATACTAGAGGGGTAA
- the mnmA gene encoding tRNA 2-thiouridine(34) synthase MnmA: MRKILVALSGGVDSAVAALLLKEQGYDISGAYIRTWMNEEMPLADCPAQQDIEDSRAVAEHLGIDYEIVNLVNEYREHVVNYLVEGYKEGITPNPDIMCNREMKFGIFQNYALKNGFDTIATGHYVRSTKNPDHSYDLLEGLDKNKDQTYFLALLHQSQIARALFPVGELQKPEVRELAKRHNLPNASKKDSQGICFLGDMNINRFLEHYIEDKPGNIVNSEGKVLGRHRGLHRYTTGQRRGIGVPSNTDNEAYVVTKLDMERNELVVAFDRPDSPGLYTSEVELYGLSFTNRPVTEACELLAKPRYRDPSQEIHYTPTGSNTAKVTFAEPQRALSSGQVLALYDGEKLLGGGFYR; this comes from the coding sequence ATGCGAAAAATTCTGGTAGCACTCTCCGGCGGCGTCGACAGCGCCGTAGCGGCTCTTCTTCTCAAGGAGCAGGGCTACGATATTTCGGGGGCCTACATCCGCACCTGGATGAACGAGGAAATGCCACTGGCCGATTGTCCAGCACAGCAGGACATCGAAGATTCGCGAGCCGTCGCGGAGCATCTCGGTATCGACTACGAAATCGTCAACCTGGTCAATGAATATCGCGAACACGTCGTCAACTATCTCGTCGAGGGCTACAAGGAAGGTATTACCCCGAACCCTGACATCATGTGCAACCGGGAAATGAAGTTCGGAATCTTTCAGAACTACGCGCTGAAAAACGGTTTCGATACCATCGCCACTGGCCACTACGTGCGCTCAACCAAAAATCCGGATCACAGTTACGACCTGCTCGAAGGATTGGATAAGAACAAGGACCAAACCTATTTTCTCGCCCTGCTCCATCAGTCTCAAATCGCCCGGGCGCTCTTCCCGGTCGGCGAGTTACAGAAACCCGAAGTGCGCGAACTGGCGAAAAGGCACAATCTCCCGAACGCCAGCAAGAAGGATAGCCAGGGCATTTGCTTTCTCGGGGATATGAATATCAACCGCTTTCTTGAGCACTACATCGAGGACAAACCGGGCAATATTGTGAACAGCGAGGGCAAGGTGCTGGGCCGGCACCGGGGACTCCACCGCTACACCACGGGACAGCGCCGTGGCATAGGCGTACCTTCCAACACAGACAACGAAGCCTACGTCGTGACCAAGCTGGACATGGAACGAAACGAACTGGTCGTCGCCTTCGACCGGCCGGATTCACCCGGACTCTATACTTCGGAAGTGGAGCTGTATGGCTTAAGCTTTACCAACCGTCCGGTGACAGAGGCCTGTGAACTCCTGGCCAAGCCCCGCTATCGGGATCCTTCACAGGAAATCCATTACACCCCGACCGGATCAAATACAGCCAAAGTGACCTTCGCCGAACCTCAGCGCGCCCTGTCATCCGGCCAGGTGCTGGCTCTCTACGACGGTGAAAAACTACTCGGCGGCGGCTTTTACCGATAA
- a CDS encoding DUF7305 domain-containing protein, which yields MKLPQKILIAAICLSMPMTLSTFSNLEAKKKDKGNGNGNSGGGNSGGGNSGGGQIGDASGNTVTNYHLDEWNVRGDYEIVGPTVMVIDGDLDIGNNTITITSTGSLELYVGGNINATGRGSINNTGVPSQLVVLGTHPEKQATDSPDYSWTLSGNGSLTGVVYAPNAEYRTNGGGNAGQTSGSVVALDIRFNGSPGPFHFDEALKDLDLGLGDYSLSTYELKANGDSAASEKGEIVFGSSDYKSLFEQLF from the coding sequence ATGAAATTACCACAGAAAATCCTCATCGCCGCCATTTGTCTGTCCATGCCAATGACGCTTTCGACTTTTTCCAACCTCGAGGCAAAGAAGAAAGATAAAGGCAACGGAAATGGAAACTCCGGCGGCGGGAACTCTGGCGGTGGCAACTCCGGCGGTGGCCAAATCGGTGATGCTTCAGGGAATACTGTTACAAATTATCATCTGGATGAGTGGAACGTACGGGGCGACTATGAAATTGTCGGACCTACCGTCATGGTAATCGACGGCGATTTGGATATCGGCAATAATACCATTACCATTACCTCGACGGGTAGTTTGGAGCTCTACGTCGGCGGGAATATCAACGCCACCGGCAGAGGTTCCATCAACAACACTGGCGTGCCCTCTCAACTGGTGGTACTCGGCACTCACCCCGAAAAACAGGCTACGGATAGTCCGGACTATTCCTGGACACTGAGCGGCAATGGTTCACTGACCGGCGTCGTCTATGCACCCAATGCCGAGTATCGTACAAATGGTGGTGGTAATGCGGGCCAAACCTCCGGTTCCGTTGTTGCGCTCGACATCCGATTCAACGGCTCGCCGGGGCCTTTTCATTTTGATGAAGCATTAAAGGATTTGGATCTCGGACTGGGCGATTACTCGCTCAGCACTTACGAGCTAAAAGCAAACGGTGATTCTGCTGCCTCGGAAAAAGGAGAAATTGTTTTCGGCTCCAGCGACTACAAGTCACTTTTCGAGCAGCTTTTTTAG
- a CDS encoding type IV pilus modification PilV family protein, translating into MSILTPLWAAFLVVYRGLQVSTFQVGHSKASARSTGFTLVELLIAMVIFAAVVASGLACVRMGLNQINNARSETRASQVMQSEIERLRSLAWNDFTALDGSDQSVALDSEFSDAAYDSFNMKRSISGSGNSRKITLVIEWEDLSGASHSKSYVTQYTKGGLYDYIQ; encoded by the coding sequence ATGAGTATTTTAACGCCTCTATGGGCTGCTTTTTTAGTTGTCTACCGGGGTCTGCAGGTATCTACTTTTCAGGTGGGGCATTCAAAAGCATCAGCTCGGTCTACAGGCTTTACTTTAGTAGAGCTACTAATTGCCATGGTTATCTTTGCTGCAGTGGTAGCCAGTGGTTTGGCCTGTGTGCGGATGGGGCTGAATCAGATCAATAATGCTCGCAGCGAAACCCGGGCTTCGCAGGTCATGCAGAGTGAGATCGAGCGTTTGCGGTCTCTGGCCTGGAACGACTTTACGGCCTTGGATGGTAGTGACCAGTCTGTTGCCCTGGACTCGGAATTCAGTGACGCGGCGTATGACTCTTTTAACATGAAGCGCAGTATTTCCGGGTCTGGGAATTCACGAAAGATTACACTGGTCATCGAATGGGAAGATCTGAGTGGAGCCAGCCACTCGAAATCCTACGTGACGCAGTATACGAAAGGCGGTCTTTATGACTACATCCAGTAA
- a CDS encoding type IV pilus modification PilV family protein, protein MRANSVKTSGYSLAEVIVAAGIFAMVIAGGVAGVRMGFQIVDNSRHHTRVSQILQSEVESLRSLSWKELKQLPMNEEVDINPQFDTSAYDAYTVKRVINSVSSTLKKIEVVVSYNTRSGKAVELKYLTFFTEGGVNDYYYRTI, encoded by the coding sequence ATGAGAGCAAACAGTGTTAAGACGAGCGGATACTCACTGGCGGAGGTCATCGTGGCGGCAGGTATATTCGCCATGGTGATCGCAGGCGGTGTTGCCGGTGTGCGGATGGGTTTCCAAATTGTGGACAATTCCCGTCACCATACACGTGTCTCGCAGATTTTGCAGAGCGAGGTCGAGAGCTTACGATCTCTCTCTTGGAAGGAACTGAAACAGCTGCCTATGAATGAGGAGGTCGATATCAATCCGCAGTTCGACACCTCGGCCTATGATGCTTATACGGTGAAACGCGTTATCAACTCGGTGTCGTCTACATTGAAAAAGATTGAGGTCGTCGTTTCTTACAACACTCGCAGCGGTAAAGCAGTCGAATTGAAATACCTCACTTTTTTCACCGAGGGTGGGGTGAACGATTATTACTACCGAACCATATAG
- a CDS encoding DUF7305 domain-containing protein, which produces MKKDTQLESHLHRSSRCRGSALITSVIFSFVIGALAVTFLKLATYEYSSAVRATLYSSSLNLAESGVEIGIEALTNNSVNASTWTTIEDDFLVDRGFTGDVRVVMLDAKSAQPTIYSEGIVNGHVAGDVTKQVKVTVSTGFYPFEKGFSARNGIRFSGNNVTLDSYNSKYGEYGELMDILGPQPSGYGHLGLNKNDDIFVASDLIDTVGETAVDQGNADVYGYVTVSPGNFASLGPNGVVTTYGSDSHDSSRVLSDFYADFPSEPHPSGSYDTTYSTINSATTITGSSSESSPTYYDVSDISLSGNGDDLVIDGHVVLVMNGENADINVSGNGGITINSGGSLTIYTADDVNIAGNGVANVDGVPSDFYVFGTAPETVADDGTVSASQEISISGNGQLASAVYAPSANVSLDGGGSNGSVMGGVVGFYATITGGSSFHFDEALRDEIRNTGGYTIDSWLEMTGETAATTRKDLSSYF; this is translated from the coding sequence ATGAAAAAAGATACACAACTGGAATCACATCTTCATCGCTCCAGCCGTTGCCGGGGCTCCGCACTGATCACCTCGGTTATTTTCTCTTTTGTCATCGGGGCGCTTGCGGTCACCTTTTTAAAGCTGGCCACATATGAATATTCTTCTGCGGTTCGTGCGACACTCTATTCGTCCAGTTTGAACCTGGCGGAGTCCGGGGTGGAAATTGGAATCGAAGCGCTGACGAACAATTCAGTCAATGCCTCGACCTGGACCACGATCGAAGATGATTTTCTGGTGGACCGCGGATTTACCGGGGACGTGCGTGTGGTCATGCTGGATGCAAAGTCCGCACAACCGACCATTTATTCGGAAGGTATCGTGAACGGCCATGTCGCGGGGGATGTGACCAAGCAGGTCAAAGTGACTGTCAGTACCGGATTTTATCCGTTTGAAAAAGGATTTTCGGCCCGTAACGGGATACGCTTCAGTGGCAATAATGTGACTTTGGACAGTTATAACTCCAAGTACGGCGAGTATGGGGAGTTGATGGATATTCTCGGGCCCCAGCCCAGCGGCTACGGCCATCTCGGATTAAACAAAAACGATGATATCTTTGTGGCCAGTGATCTGATTGACACGGTTGGCGAGACGGCGGTCGACCAAGGTAATGCCGATGTCTATGGCTACGTGACCGTGAGCCCCGGGAACTTTGCTTCTCTGGGACCAAATGGAGTCGTGACGACTTATGGTTCCGACTCGCATGACAGTTCCCGGGTTTTGAGTGACTTTTATGCAGACTTTCCCAGTGAGCCGCATCCATCCGGAAGTTATGATACGACCTATTCGACAATCAATTCGGCAACGACCATCACCGGATCTTCATCCGAATCTTCGCCGACTTATTATGATGTTTCGGATATCAGCCTGTCCGGTAACGGGGACGATCTTGTCATCGACGGACATGTGGTTCTGGTGATGAACGGAGAGAATGCGGATATCAATGTGAGTGGCAACGGGGGGATCACGATCAATTCAGGTGGCTCGCTGACGATTTACACGGCAGACGATGTCAATATCGCAGGGAATGGTGTGGCCAATGTTGACGGCGTTCCATCAGATTTCTACGTTTTCGGGACGGCCCCTGAGACGGTTGCGGACGACGGCACGGTGAGCGCCTCGCAGGAGATCAGCATAAGCGGAAATGGCCAGTTAGCATCAGCGGTCTATGCGCCTTCCGCCAATGTTTCTTTGGATGGCGGTGGCAGCAATGGGTCCGTCATGGGTGGCGTCGTCGGTTTTTATGCGACGATTACCGGGGGCAGCTCTTTTCATTTCGATGAGGCCTTAAGGGACGAAATCCGTAATACTGGCGGCTACACAATCGACAGCTGGCTGGAAATGACGGGGGAAACTGCGGCAACGACCCGAAAAGACTTAAGCTCTTATTTCTGA
- a CDS encoding type II secretion system protein, protein MNRHQARASSGFTITELIVATTISGIVLASMVGTFLTFAVGARSVGAYTDMSKDSRIVLENFARDMRAAEDVLQASSSTLEVVFPDTSFYGGSRVTYDYDKDAKVFFRIEVDSSGSEVSNELLLEGVEQFTFSYYDPLGDKLSASTESILLSVKSVQIDAEMQRNISRSEATDYIISARFMMRNRPVTE, encoded by the coding sequence ATGAACAGACATCAAGCGAGGGCATCATCCGGTTTCACGATCACAGAGCTCATCGTTGCGACGACCATTTCGGGGATCGTCCTCGCATCTATGGTTGGGACATTTCTCACTTTTGCTGTGGGGGCCAGAAGTGTCGGGGCTTACACCGACATGAGTAAAGACAGCCGTATCGTCTTGGAAAACTTTGCCCGGGACATGCGCGCCGCTGAGGATGTGCTTCAGGCTTCTTCGAGTACGTTGGAAGTCGTTTTTCCGGACACTTCTTTTTATGGGGGTTCCCGCGTAACCTACGATTACGACAAAGATGCTAAAGTGTTTTTCCGAATTGAAGTCGACAGCTCAGGCAGCGAGGTAAGCAATGAGCTGCTGCTCGAAGGGGTGGAGCAGTTTACATTTTCCTACTATGATCCGCTCGGCGACAAACTCAGTGCCAGCACGGAGTCGATCCTGTTATCAGTCAAGAGCGTACAGATTGATGCGGAGATGCAACGCAATATCTCCAGATCGGAAGCCACGGACTACATCATCTCTGCTCGCTTTATGATGCGTAATCGACCGGTCACAGAATAA